One Ranitomeya variabilis isolate aRanVar5 chromosome 4, aRanVar5.hap1, whole genome shotgun sequence genomic window, ccaggcatccaagccacatgaggccatggaggtgtcacgagcgggatctaagtccctgaCCGCTTGTGAACTCAAGATCTGTCATGTctgtcagcagtcaggacatcttgcctccagatgtcctcagcggttggGCAAACGTCCTCGTTTAGTGACCTTaggaggtggttcactagacacagcggcgttttcctccaaaatgtccttcaaggggacaataaccatTGGCCTGTCCACTCATGTGGTAGAGCTTTAAGTGGATTCCGGggcagagggcaacttcatgtcatcTGCCTTCTCCCaatggcacgcaatacccctggtgatgctcgccaaaccagtgaccgtacgagtgttaaatgggtcgacactgccctcacagataacacatcaaCCCATCCAAATTTACCCTATATCGCCGTCCCATCAGGAATAATCTCCCTGCTGTCATTCTCGAAGGAATtggtgaggtcctgttggggataccctggttgCGCTACCACTccccatatagagtggtccacagggaaaattttgggatggaatgaatcctgtgagggcagatgtctgagggagtgtgttcagaggtacccgcagatctttcctatctccccaagcactattggccctatgcggatgtgttctccaagagggctgcggagacccgtcCGCCTCACCACTCCTATAACTGTCCTattacctcttgcctggtgctgagcctccccagggtctatccagtatctctcccggagactgagtcaatgactcagtacatccaggagaatctggcaaggcaagagggttcattgggaagtcagtgtcaccaggagggttggggttcttctttgtgcagaagaagaacggaggactacgtccatgcatagattacaggggtcttaacgccatcaccgttaagaacaagtattttctgcccttgatatctgagctctttgacaggttgcgaggagcgagggtatttactaaacttgatctgtggggtgcttacaacatgattcgcatctgtgagggggaagaatggaagacggtatttaacaccagggacggccattatgagtatctggtgatgcctttcggactttgtaatgcccctgccgtcTTCCAAGACTATGTAAATGACATCTTTTGGgaaatgctcaccacctcagtcgtagtctatctggatgatatattCATCTACTCtctagatatagactcccaccagagagatgtttgcaaagtattctacctcctatgggcaaactccctctatgtcaAGTTACAGAAGTGTGGTCAGGAGTCTGCCTTTCTGGGActttatcatctcagcccagggattggctatggatcctgccaagctacaggctgtgatggactggcaagtacctcattctctcaaagcggtgcagaactttatgaggttcattaactattattgccagttcattccccacttctcaactttggtaactcccttggtagccctcaccaagaagggagctaatcccaaattgtggtcggaggtctCCAAGACTTTCTTCTctatcacactttgctagcgcgcccattctacatcgccccaaagtagataaaccatttattatggaggtagatgttgtgaatttgctttttgctccctctagtggttactagttttttgactctggtttttctgtcattccttttatccgcacctgggtcgttagttaggggtgttgctatataagctccctggaccttcagttcaatgcctggcaacgtagttatcagagctagtctgctgtgctcttgtctactgatcctggttccagttatatcagctaagtctgccttttgctttttgctatttgttttggttttgtatttttgtccagcttgttccaaatctatatcctgacctttgctggaagctctagggagctggtgttctccccccggaccgttagacggttcgggggttcttgaatttccagtgtggattttgatagggtttttgttgaccatataagttacctttctttattctgctatcagtaagcgggcctctctgtgctaaacctggttcatttctgtgtttgtcatttcctcttacctcaccgtcattatttgtggggggcttctatccagctttggggtccccttctctggaggcaagaaaggtctttgttttcctctactaggggtagctagattctccggctggcgcgtgtcatctagaatcaacgtaggaatgatccccggctacttctagtgttggcgttaggagtagatatatggtcaacccagttaccactgccctatgagctggatttttgtattctgcagacttccacgttcctctgagaccctcgccattggggtcataacagtttgccaggccagtattaaatgtttaatgcattgcagaagagggattataagaaagaagattctgagttttttttttttttttcttcttcccctttacctcagagtggctatgcttgctgcagacatgaatgtccagaccttgattacaagtgtggaccagctggctactcgtgtgcagggcatacaagactatgttatcagaaatcctaggtcagaacctaaaataccgattcctgaactgttttccggagacaggtttaagtttaggaatttcgtgaataattgtaaattgtttttgtccctgagaccctgttcatctggagattctgctcagcaagtaaaaattgtgatttcgttcttacggggcgaccctcaggattgggctttttcgctggcgccaggagatccggcattggctgatcttgatgcgttttttctggcgctcggtttactttatgaggaacccaatcttgagattcaggcagaaaaggccttgctggctatgtctcaggggcaggacgaggctgaagtgtattgccaaaaatttcggaaatggtccgtgctgacacattggaacgagtgtgcactggccgctaattttagaaatggcctttctgaagccattaagaatgttatggtgggttttcccattcccacaggtctgaatgacactatggcactggctattcaaattgaccggcggttgcgggagcgcaaaaccgcaaattccctcatggtgttgtctgaacagacacctaattcggtgcaatgtgatagaaaaaccgcaaattccctcatggtgttgtctgaacagacacctgatttaatgcaatgtgatagaatcctgactagaaatgagcggaaaattcatagacgccggaatggcttgtgctactactgtggtgattctacacatgttatctcagcatgctctaaacgtatagctaaggttgttagtcctgtcaccgttggtaatttgcaacctaaatttattctgtctgtaactttgatttgctcactgtcgtcttatcctgtcatggcgtttgtagattcaggtgctgccctgagtcttatggatctctcatttgctaagcgctgtggttttactcttgaaccattagaaaatcctattcctcttaggggtattgatgctacaccattggcagcaaataaaccgcagtattggactcaggttaccatgtgcatgactcctgaacaccacgaggtgatacgtttcctggttttacataaaatgcatgatttggtcgttttagggctgccatggttacagacccataatccagtcctggactggaaggctatgtcagtctcaagttggggctgtcgtggtattcatggggattccctgcctgtgtctattgcttcttctacgccttcggaagttccggagtatttgtctgattatcaggatgtcttcagtgagtctgagtccagtgcactgcctcctcatagggactgtgactgtgctatagatttgatcccaggcagtaaatttcctaagggaagactgtttaatctgtcggtacctgaacataccgctatgcgttcatatatcaaggagtctctggagaaaggacatattcgtccgtcttcttcccctcttggtgcgggattcttttttgtggcaaaaaaggacggatctttgagaccttgtattgattatcggcttttaaataagatcactgtcaaatttcagtatcctttaccgctgttgtctgacttgtttgcccggattaagggtgccaagtggttcaccaagatagaccttcgtggtgcgtacaaccttgtgcgcattaagcaaggtgatgaatggaaaaccgcattcaatacgcccgaaggtcattttgagtacttggtgatgccttttgggctctccaatgcgccttcagtttttcagtcctttatgcatgacattttccggaagtatctggataaatttttgattgtttatctggatgatattttggttttttctgataattgggactcgcatgtggagcaggtcaggatggtctttaaaattttgcgtgaaaattctttgtttgtcaagggctcaaagtgtctctttggtgtacagaaggttccctttttggggttcattttttccccttctgctgtggagatggacccagtcaaggtccgagctattcttgattggactcagccctcgtcagttaagagtcttcagaagttcttgggcttcgctaacttctaccgtcgttttatcgctaatttttctagcattgtgaaacctttgacggatatgaccaagaagggctccgatgtagctaactgggctcctgctgccgtggaggctttccaggagttgaaacgccggtttacttcggcacctgttttgtgccagcctgacgtctcacttccctttcaggttgaggtggatgcttcggagattggggcaggggccgttttgtcgcagagaggccctggttgctctgttatgaaaccttgtgcctttttctctaggaagttttcgcctgccgagcgaaattatgatgtgggcaatcgggagttgttggccatgaaatgggcatttgaggagtggcgtcattggctcgagggtgctaagcatcgtgtggtggtcttgactgatcacaaaaatctgatgtatctcgagtctgctaaacgccttaatccgagacaggcccgctggtcattgtttttctcccgctttgattttgttgtctcgtatttaccaggttcaaagaatgtgaaggccgatgctctttctaggagctttgtgcctgatgctcctggagtcgctgatcctgttggtattcttaaagatggagttatcttgtcagctatttctccggatctgcgacgtgtgttgcagagatttcaggctgataggcctgagtcttgtccacctgacagactgtttgtcccggataagtggaccagcagagtcatttccgaggttcattcctcggtgttggcaggtcacccgggaatttttggcaccagagatctggtggccaggtccttttggtggccttccttgtcaagggatgtgcggtcatttgtgcagtcctgtgggacttgtgctcgagctaagccttgctgttctcgtgccagcggtttgctcttgcccttgcctgtcccgaagagaccttggacacatatctccatggatttcatttctgatcttccgctatctcagggcatgtccgttatctgggtgatatgtgatcgcttctccaagatggtccatttggttcctttgcctaagctgccttcctcttccgatctggttcctgtgtttttccagaatgtggttcgtttgcacggcatccctgagaatattgtgtcagacagaggatcccagttcgtttccaggttctggcgatccttttgtagtaggatgggcattgatttgtcgttttcgtctgctttccatcctcagactaatggacagacggagcgaaccaatcagactttggaggcttatttgaggtgttttgtctctgctgatcaggacgattgggtgacattcttgccgttggctgagtttgcccttaataatcgggctagttccgccaccttggtttcgccttttttctgcaactctggtttccatcctcgcttttcttcgggtcatgtggagccttctgactgtcctggggtggattctgtggtggataggttgcagctgatctggaatcatgtggtggacaacttgaagttgtcacaggagaaggctcagcgctttgccaaccgccgccacggtgtgggtccccgactacgcgttggggatttggtatggctttcttcccgctttgttcctatgaaggtctcctctcccaaatttaaacctcgttttattgggccttacaagatattggaaatccttaatcctgtatcttttcgtctggatcttcctgtgtcgtttgctattcacaatgtatttcataggtccttgttgcggcggtacattgtgcctgtagttccttctgctgagcctcctgctcctgtgttggttgagggcgagttggaatacgtggtggagaagatcttggattctcgcctctccaggcggaggcttcagtacctggtcaagtggaagggctatggtcaggaggataattcctgggtggtcgcctctgatgttcatgcggccgatttagttcgtgcctttcatgccgctcgtcctgatcgccctggtggtcgtggtgagggttcggtgacccctcactaaggggggggtactgttgtgaatttgctttttgctccctctagtggttactagttttttgactctggtttttctgtcattccttttatccgcacctgggtcgttagttaggggtgttgctatataagctccctggaccttcagttcaatgcctggcaacgtagttatcagagctagtctgctgtgctcttgtctactgatcctggttccagttatatcagctaagtctgccttttgctttttgctatttgttttggttttgtatttttgtccagcttgttccaaatctatatcctgacctttgctggaagctctagggagctggtgttctccccccggaccgttagacggttcgggggttcttgaatttccagtgtggattttgatagggtttttgttgaccatataagttacatttctttattctgctatcagtaagcgggcctctctgtgctaaacctggttcatttctgtgtttgtcatttcctcttacctcaccgtcattatttgtggggggcttctatccagctttggggtccccttctctggaggcaagaaaggtctttgttttcctctactaggggtagctagattctccggctggcgcgtgtcatctagaatcaacgtaggaatgatccccggctacttctagtgttggtgttaggagtagatatatggtcaacccagttaccactgccctatgagctggatttttgtattctgcagacttccacgttcctctgagaccctcgccattggggtcataacaggtagatgcctcttccgtcggttctggagcagtcctcttccagaaggatgctcaaggttggaagcatccttgcttctatttctccaagaccttcagacCCGcatagaggaattattccatcggagacagggagttgctagccatgaagttggccttttcggagtggagacacctcctggaggggtctcgctatcccttccaagtattcaccgaccacaaaaatttggtatatttacaaacccccccagcggctaaactcttgccaggccagatggtccctgttgttctcccggttccacttcaccctccattttctctccgggaagaacatttgtgccgatgctctctcccactccttagtgtcatcagaggagcttcggcttattgtcccttcagagagcctgagaactgtgtccccggtttccgagtcatctgccaggacatctggCTCAtccatggacgattacgaggtgaatgctattgttgggtgtaaggtggtatgtggcaaaaagtactatctgatggattggaagggttatggcccagaggacaggatctgggagcctattgagcacattcgggctcctcagctcattactgcctttgagcgtagcgagaccCAAGGAGGGGGGAcctaggagggggtaatgttaggtgtcaagttcccaccactgcacagggggaacctcgaaccatgtcctctgcggtctcctattcttccccagctgcagtggagttTGCGCAGCAGAGACGTCTAGCCATTCAacaggcccacgatgaccaatccactttccaggaaactgttcatgtaggaatgctcgtacCTGACACCCATTATGTGGTGGTGCATCATCTTGCaggaaaaactcagggaatgtgccatcttcagtgcataaagagggcaacagatCATCCTGATGGttttcgtgggccagttgaatggtcttccgatctgacccccttagacttttatctttcaggtcatctgaaggcaattgtctatgctgtgaagatatgagatgtgcagcatctgaagcaaTGGATACTGGaatcctgtgctagcatttcttctgcggtgttgctgtcagtgtgtcaagagtgggagaagagggttctattgacaatccaacacaatgggtagcactttgaacacattttctaagtggtcataaacttgtaaataactcatgacagaataaagttacgttaaaaccaaggacaccactgtttttcttgtgaaattctcaataagtttgatgtgtcacatgaccctcttcccattggaaaaaataaagttggattcaaaatggccgccatggtcaccacccatcttgaaaagttttccccctcccatatactaatgtgccacaaacaggaagttggtatcactaaccattcccattttatttaggtgtatccatataaatggcccaccctgtagtatgcAGCAGTGATTTGTGTCGGCCTATAATCAGCACCTTAGACTTCGAAACAGCATTTGTACTGTGGCGCCAAGATGAATTATATCTGTTAGTAAATGAAGTATATGATCGCCCCTAAAGTGGGTCTCCTGAAGAGAGAGAAAATGTATGTGTAGTTTATGTATCTGATAAAACACTTGAGCTCTTTTGTCTGGATCATTAAGTCCTCTGACATTCAAAGAGAACATTTTCAGTTATGCCATATTATATGGAAAAACAGGGGAAAAGAAAAAAGTATAGAAAGATTAAGAGCAAGATGGAAGTACAGATGTTAGATAGTAAAGTCTACCTCTCAGCATCTACGAGGTATAGATTATGAATATATCGAACACAAGGAAACTGCGAAACAAGCAGATCCCAATGCAAGTCCATAACTGGGGATTGTCTTTACAGGTGTAAGTCAAACTTTTAGTTCTAAATATCCTATTATGGGAAACCATGGAATATAAAGCGAGAAAAGTAATGCAGCCGGATATTACAGTAATATAATGTGAACTCAACTTATATGCCGTGCTAAAATATAAACTGAGACATTCTATATAGTGGGAGAGAGGAACATAAAACTATTTAGCTATATTTAATTATATACTTCAAGAAATAAGTAATAATCTGCAAACTGTCTCTCATCAAGGAAGACTAGATTCATTTATAAAGTTCATATGATTCCTTTCCAGTCTAGGTGCATCGTCATCAAGTTCTTGATCTATTGAGCTTTTTCTGCAACGTGCTGGAACTCTCTTTGGCAAAGGTGGAGTAGGTGGCCAGACAGAAATATGGATTCTGGGAATGTCCAGGGCATCACAGAATGGTCTCATGTCACTTGGATCTTTGAAAGTATACAGCTGGAATGGGCACCACCAGAAGTACATCAGGACATTTTCTTAGAGGGCATCAAGTAGTGGTTTCAGCACCCTTCCTTTAGCAAGTGTCTTTTACGATAGATCTGTGAGCAATTGTATGCATTTTTCATTTGAATCAACATGGGTCATGTTTGCCTAGTGTACAGAGCGCCCTGTTAATTTCCAGCTTCTTATCAATAGGATCAACAAAGATATTATTGAATAATGTCTACAGTGTTGGCATAATCATTTGTGTATTGATGTTTTCAGGTATACCCCTTAGCTGGATGTTATTGGGATTTTCTTGGTCATCAACCACATTAAGCACAATATTTACTTGCTCGCTGTGAAGATACAGTGTTTGTTTAAGAGCATTATGATGGCCCACACCTTGTATGACATCATCCTTTAATCTCTGTAACTTGTCAGTAAGCTGTGACAAGGAATGCGAGtcccgacaccgctggaacagagtCGTAATGGAACGCAAGaacaagtgtttttattttaacgaggCCAATCATGAGGATTGACAaagggttgttctagtagtggattatccctttaagaaaatacaatttttggttaaaacatttacaacattcagaacatgaaaaaggctttgccTGTGTGTGACCTTTTTTGAATTCTTTGGTGACTAATATGTAGATGATTTCTTaaaaaaacatttctcacattctgaacaataAAAACACTTCTACACTGTGTGGGTTCTCTCATGCCTATCAAGGTCTGcttttcggttaaaacatttctcacattctgaacatgaaaaaggcttctcccctgtgtgagttctctggtgcagaATAAGATGGCATTTCTGggtaaaacgtttcccacattctgaacagcaaaaaggcttctcccctgtgtgagtcctcTGGTGTATAACAACATTTAATTttcgtttaaaacatttcccacattctgaacatgaaaaaggcttctcccctgtgtgcattctCATGTGTATAGCACATTCTGATTTCTGCTTAaagcatttgccacattctgaacatgaaaaaggcttctcccctgtgtgagttatttggtgaatAACAAGACCCCGtttattgttaaaacatttcccacattctgaacagcaaaaaggcttctcccctgtgtgagtcctcTGGTGTATAACAACATTTAATttccgtttaaaacatttcccacattctgaacatgaaaaaggcttctcccctgtgtgaattctcatgTGTATAACACATTCTGATTTCTgcttaaaacatttgccacattctgaacatgaaaaaggcttctcccctgtgtgagttctccagtGCCTATCAAGATGTTCTTtccttttaaaacatttcccacattctgaacatgaaaaaggtttctcctctgtgtgagttctctggtggctatcaagatgcgctttactgttaaaacatttcccacattctaaacataaaaaaggcttctcccctgtgtgagttctttgatgtctaacaagaatccatttctggttaaaacatttcccacattctgaacatgaaaaaggcttttcccctgtgtgagttttttgatgtgTAAAAAGAGCTGATTTATCTCGAAAACATTtcaaacattctgaacatgaaaaagacttctcctctgtgtgagttctttggtggctatcaagatgcgctttctggttaaaatatttcccacacttggaacaagaaaagctGTTCTTCGCTGTGTGAATTTTTTcatgtttaagaaaagacttttcgaGGGGAAAACTATTTCCGTATTTTGAACgtgaaaatggcttctttgctttagaagcaatgcattttttaatgcttcttttattactttgattttccttagtagtcggtaatgaatcagaagacaggacctgtttcaaaggatcagatgacagatctttgttgtgaagggatgatggtatatctggagtaatggaatCCACTTCAGTAGTATCCTGTGGTATCTcctcatctgatttaaaaattgaagatttcAGCTGTACCTCTGATTTCCTGGTACAGACATCTGCCAAAAATAAAACCAATATTTAGTTTTGATTAAAATATCCTTAAATTTTATATCTTTGAACATTTCTAGTCACACTATCAGTAAAAATAGCAAATTACGTAATAATCTtaaattattcaccaagacaatgataGACTGAGAACTAATAGAAAACTtcataggatgaaccagtggaTCGTGGTGTTCAACTTTTTGtcctttctgcctcccaaatatactAAATAAAAAGCCACCGAACAATTATctgtcctgtcctgatctggctgtacatcactacaacgaaactcttagaagcacccttcacCAAGTAGCTCCCCTTACCCTCAGAACCTTCAAACACAGAGTAAAAAAAGCCCTTGCTGACatcacaaacccgatttctccagcgatgctctag contains:
- the LOC143766402 gene encoding uncharacterized protein LOC143766402 isoform X5; the protein is MDMDRNKMAERILHLTLEILFQLTGEDYTVVKKTSSERCQDPGSEGWGRPLIQIMVPPPHPLRHEDINDQRILELNYKTIELLTGEVPIRYQDVAVYFSKEEWEFLEGHKALYNDDMMEVPQPFTSPVLSSKRTTPERCPPPLLPQDCKEEYPNVPQNHQVVGEKGEDLTHINTTETYVRGDEWCKKEIPTYDYPDVCTRKSEVQLKSSIFKSDEEIPQDTTEVDSITPDIPSSLHNKDLSSDPLKQVLSSDSLPTTKENQSNKRSIKKCIASKAKKPFSRSKYGNSFPLEKSFLKHEKIHTAKNSFSCSKCGKYFNQKAHLDSHQRTHTEEKSFSCSECLKCFRDKSALFTHQKTHTGEKPFSCSECGKCFNQKWILVRHQRTHTGEKPFLCLECGKCFNSKAHLDSHQRTHTEEKPFSCSECGKCFKRKEHLDRHWRTHTGEKPFSCSECGKCFKQKSECVIHMRIHTGEKPFSCSECGKCFKRKLNVVIHQRTHTGEKPFCCSECGKCFNNKRGLVIHQITHTGEKPFSCSECGKCFKQKSECAIHMRMHTGEKPFSCSECGKCFKRKLNVVIHQRTHTGEKPFCCSECGKRFTQKCHLILHQRTHTGEKPFSCSECEKCFNRKADLDRHERTHTV
- the LOC143766402 gene encoding uncharacterized protein LOC143766402 isoform X3, yielding MWSAALWVEISTISDPLSEDLLLTMDMDRNKMAERILHLTLEILFQLTGEDYTVVKKTSSERCQDPGSEGWGRPLIQIMVPPPHPLRHEDINDQRILELNYKTIELLTGEEEWEFLEGHKALYNDDMMEVPQPFTSPVLSSKRTTPERCPPPLLPQDCKEEYPNVPQNHQVVGEKGEDLTHINTTETYVRGDEWCKKEIPTYDYPDVCTRKSEVQLKSSIFKSDEEIPQDTTEVDSITPDIPSSLHNKDLSSDPLKQVLSSDSLPTTKENQSNKRSIKKCIASKAKKPFSRSKYGNSFPLEKSFLKHEKIHTAKNSFSCSKCGKYFNQKAHLDSHQRTHTEEKSFSCSECLKCFRDKSALFTHQKTHTGEKPFSCSECGKCFNQKWILVRHQRTHTGEKPFLCLECGKCFNSKAHLDSHQRTHTEEKPFSCSECGKCFKRKEHLDRHWRTHTGEKPFSCSECGKCFKQKSECVIHMRIHTGEKPFSCSECGKCFKRKLNVVIHQRTHTGEKPFCCSECGKCFNNKRGLVIHQITHTGEKPFSCSECGKCFKQKSECAIHMRMHTGEKPFSCSECGKCFKRKLNVVIHQRTHTGEKPFCCSECGKRFTQKCHLILHQRTHTGEKPFSCSECEKCFNRKADLDRHERTHTV
- the LOC143766402 gene encoding uncharacterized protein LOC143766402 isoform X1, whose amino-acid sequence is MWSAALWVEISTISDPLSEDLLLTMDMDRNKMAERILHLTLEILFQLTGEDYTVVKKTSSERCQDPGSEGWGRPLIQIMVPPPHPLRHEDINDQRILELNYKTIELLTGEVPIRYQDVAVYFSKEEWEFLEGHKALYNDDMMEVPQPFTSPVLSSKRTTPERCPPPLLPQDCKEEYPNVPQNHQVVGEKGEDLTHINTTETYVRGDEWCKKEIPTYDYPDVCTRKSEVQLKSSIFKSDEEIPQDTTEVDSITPDIPSSLHNKDLSSDPLKQVLSSDSLPTTKENQSNKRSIKKCIASKAKKPFSRSKYGNSFPLEKSFLKHEKIHTAKNSFSCSKCGKYFNQKAHLDSHQRTHTEEKSFSCSECLKCFRDKSALFTHQKTHTGEKPFSCSECGKCFNQKWILVRHQRTHTGEKPFLCLECGKCFNSKAHLDSHQRTHTEEKPFSCSECGKCFKRKEHLDRHWRTHTGEKPFSCSECGKCFKQKSECVIHMRIHTGEKPFSCSECGKCFKRKLNVVIHQRTHTGEKPFCCSECGKCFNNKRGLVIHQITHTGEKPFSCSECGKCFKQKSECAIHMRMHTGEKPFSCSECGKCFKRKLNVVIHQRTHTGEKPFCCSECGKRFTQKCHLILHQRTHTGEKPFSCSECEKCFNRKADLDRHERTHTV
- the LOC143766402 gene encoding uncharacterized protein LOC143766402 isoform X6, yielding MDMDRNKMAERILHLTLEILFQLTGEDYTVVKKTSSERCQDPGSEGWGRPLIQIMVPPPHPLRHEDINDQRILELNYKTIELLTGEVPIRYQDVAVYFSKEEWEFLEGHKALYNDDMMEVPQPFTSPVLSSKRTTPERCPPPLLPQDCKEEYPNVPQNHQGEDLTHINTTETYVRGDEWCKKEIPTYDYPDVCTRKSEVQLKSSIFKSDEEIPQDTTEVDSITPDIPSSLHNKDLSSDPLKQVLSSDSLPTTKENQSNKRSIKKCIASKAKKPFSRSKYGNSFPLEKSFLKHEKIHTAKNSFSCSKCGKYFNQKAHLDSHQRTHTEEKSFSCSECLKCFRDKSALFTHQKTHTGEKPFSCSECGKCFNQKWILVRHQRTHTGEKPFLCLECGKCFNSKAHLDSHQRTHTEEKPFSCSECGKCFKRKEHLDRHWRTHTGEKPFSCSECGKCFKQKSECVIHMRIHTGEKPFSCSECGKCFKRKLNVVIHQRTHTGEKPFCCSECGKCFNNKRGLVIHQITHTGEKPFSCSECGKCFKQKSECAIHMRMHTGEKPFSCSECGKCFKRKLNVVIHQRTHTGEKPFCCSECGKRFTQKCHLILHQRTHTGEKPFSCSECEKCFNRKADLDRHERTHTV
- the LOC143766402 gene encoding uncharacterized protein LOC143766402 isoform X4, producing the protein MWSAALWVEISTISDPLSEDLLLTMDMDRNKMAERILHLTLEILFQLTGEDYTVVKKTSSERCQDPGSEGWGRPLIQIMVPPPHPLRHEDINDQRILELNYKTIELLTGEEWEFLEGHKALYNDDMMEVPQPFTSPVLSSKRTTPERCPPPLLPQDCKEEYPNVPQNHQVVGEKGEDLTHINTTETYVRGDEWCKKEIPTYDYPDVCTRKSEVQLKSSIFKSDEEIPQDTTEVDSITPDIPSSLHNKDLSSDPLKQVLSSDSLPTTKENQSNKRSIKKCIASKAKKPFSRSKYGNSFPLEKSFLKHEKIHTAKNSFSCSKCGKYFNQKAHLDSHQRTHTEEKSFSCSECLKCFRDKSALFTHQKTHTGEKPFSCSECGKCFNQKWILVRHQRTHTGEKPFLCLECGKCFNSKAHLDSHQRTHTEEKPFSCSECGKCFKRKEHLDRHWRTHTGEKPFSCSECGKCFKQKSECVIHMRIHTGEKPFSCSECGKCFKRKLNVVIHQRTHTGEKPFCCSECGKCFNNKRGLVIHQITHTGEKPFSCSECGKCFKQKSECAIHMRMHTGEKPFSCSECGKCFKRKLNVVIHQRTHTGEKPFCCSECGKRFTQKCHLILHQRTHTGEKPFSCSECEKCFNRKADLDRHERTHTV